Genomic DNA from Xyrauchen texanus isolate HMW12.3.18 chromosome 28, RBS_HiC_50CHRs, whole genome shotgun sequence:
gtataatgtgttagagcgccacctacagttcacatctgtgaggggtataatgtgttagagcgccccctacagttcacatctgtgaggggtataatgtgttagagcgccccctacatttcagatctgtgaggggtaaaatgtgttagagcgccacctacagttcacatctgtgaggggtaaaatgtgttagagcgccacctacatttcagatctgtatattgtgatggaatgtgatagagaaaaaaatatttttcctaatacttgctgccatctagtggaatgaaattAGAATTTTTGCAGTGAGATGttgtgaacagaaccagaattacatgcttgcaaagttaggacaacataaaaaacattattattattattattattattaatttttttattttatcttactGTTGTAAACACATTCAATATTATTGATGAATAACTGgagtaaaacaaaaaattatttggggGGTTTTCTAAAACAAACCATTTTTGGGCATTTAATAAGTGTGATATAATTGgaggcggcagcccaaaaatgcaccagagttaaagatgaataaataaaattgttttaccTTCAATGACTTTGGTAACAGGTCAGAGCTTGATGAATGTAGTCAACACTAAAATGTGTGAATCAATTGAGAACATAgaatgagaatgctgcaaatgggtccaaatgatgtcacttcctgggtGTCACAATTGTATGCGGTGTTCTATAAAATGATCCGCCGCTTTATATTCTATTAGTGGAAAGTGCCACCTGTAGTTTAGGATTGTATTAAGAGAAACTTTATAgggcctgggtagcacagcgagtattgacgctgactatcacacctggagtcgcgagttcgaatccaaggagtgctgagtgactccagtcaggtctcctaagcaaccaaattggcccggttgctagggagggtagagtcacatggggtaacctcctcgtggtcgctataatatggttctcgctctcggaggggcgcgtggtgagttgtgcgtggatgctacgtctccacggtatcgcgctcaacgagtcacgtgataagatgcgcggattgacggtctcggaagcggaggcaactgagattcgtcctccaccacccggattgaggcgagtcactacgtcaccacgaggacttagagcgcattgggaattgggcgtgaCACATTGtggataaaataaaacaaaagagtaaCTTGTGTAAATTCTCTCAGTCTAGTGTGCAGCAATGCTGCTCGATTCCGATTGGCTGCTGGTTCAAGCCGTAGATTAATGGAGATGGGTCTCCGAAGAGCTCAGGGCCCAGACGGAGGACTGACCGCCTCTCGTTATACATATATTGGAGGTAAGTGACCCCACACGCATTCAAAAGGTGTGTGTTTCGATTTGGACACCTTTTGAAAGCGTCAGAACCGGAAACCGATGTTTACCTCAATCTATATCTTTCTCAGGGTTCGATTTGTCGAGTAACGCTCTCGCTGGCCGTCTGTATGGAATTCCAGTTGCAGGCACCATGGCGCACTCTTATGTCACTTCCTTTTCCTCCTTGGAGGAGGTGTGGCCACAGGTGTGTTGTGAGGTCACTTCCTGTCATTAATGATGTCATGAACGGGATTGTTTACGTAGTAGTGGAGTGAAACTCACAAAAACTGGCAAGAACATTTACAGATTATCTCTCATCCTAAAATAGCAAGAAAGAAGTGAAAAACAGTGAATGGGGCGAGTCAGATTGGACGGGGAACATTCTGTAATTGTCGTAACAATAATCTCACAATGAAAATGGTctttaaaataggcttcatttactATTTGATGACTGATGTTTGGCTAACAATGGCATTGCAGATAAACGCTGATCTGTACTGATTGATTTGTCATGACAGACTCTGGTGCCCGCGGGCGGCGGCGGCCCCCCCATTGACTTTATCAGTCTGGTGAAGGGTCAGCTGGGTCACGTGTGCCAGTTATTGGGGTCAAAGACTGACCTCATTCGAGAAGGCGAGCTGGCGGCCTTCCTGTCCTATGCCATCGCTTACCCTCAAAACTTCCTGCCTGTGATTGACAGCTACAGCGTCAGCTGGTAAGACATTCCCAGATGTAATTTGCATTACCTcttgaaatgtttgagttcattttgAACTATTTTCTCAGGAGATAATTCATTAGAATACATCTCAATTTGACTCCTTTTATGTTCATTGCTGTCTAGCGGACACAGctagtttgaaacaacatattaAGGAGAGTTTAACTGAAGTGTTTGTGTTGTGCAGCAGTGGTCTGCTGTGTTTCTGTGCCGTGGCGTTGGCGCTGTGTGAGCTGCAGTATCAGCCGCTGGGCGTGAGGCTGGACAGTGGCGACCTCTGCATGCAGTCGCTGGAAGTGCGGCGAGTCTTCAAAGAATGCAGCAAACAGTGAGACACACTTCTCTTCATATCACATacggtttaataataataattattataactaAATCGGACAAAACTGTCatttctgggtcatatttcacttcTACATCCaaagaaaacaatatttgaatatgtataatatgaacaaatataaatacacattttaatacgTATGTTATATatgattttatatgtattttaatgcattataaaaacatattttgcctatttttttaaaagaccattatgattttttgcattgttatatgtttgtaattttgtattcCCCCTTTCCCCATTCTTACTGTAATATCTGCTACTATATAGCAATAAAGGTATGTATTTTTCACTGTAAAGGGAGCGAGgggtccatatatatatatatatatataaaaaatatttattgcattaAAATAGATCAAATGTAAAGGCTTATTTTCTATGTAattcttttttaatatatatatatattagtcataaattcagtgtaaattaaattataaaaataaagttagataaaattgtaatttaaatataacaaaatgtcatTTGCatttcaattatatattttttgtctaggcaggatgattttattttattttttctcccaatatggaatgcccaattcccactacttagtaggtcctcgtgatggcgcGGTTACTCGGTTACAAGTCTCActcgcctccgcttctgagacgtcaatccgcgcatctgatcacgtgactcgttgtgcatgacaccgcggagactcacagcatgtggaggctcatgctactctccacgatccacacacaactcaccacacgccccattgagagaaccactaatcaccaccacgaggaggttaccccatgtgactctaccctccctagcaaccggccaatttggttgcttaggagacctggctggagtcactcagcaggccctggattcaaacttgtgactccaggtgtgctagtcagcgtcaatactcactgagatacacaaACCCAAGATTtaaattttgtcatttttattattgcattaaaataatgtgatagtgaaaaaaaaaatgtcaagcttatttttcaaaaaataagcctttaaatttgtttttgcattgtcacgttattttaatgcaataataaaaattaaaaaatttgaagtgtaaatttaaaaatttaaatttgtgtaaattaaattattaaataaagttggataaaaattgtatttaaatataaaataacaaaatgtaatataaatgttaattatatattgtttttctaTGCAGGATGATGTcattgttctattttttttaataatgtaataaaaatttgAAAGCTTATTGTTCtagataaattatatttatatttatataatatatatagtattCATAAAATCagtgtaaatgtaattataaaataaagtttacaattttaatttaaatataaaataacaaaatgtaatatacatttttattatatatatatattatttaattgttttgtctAGGCAGGATGATTCTCATTATTGCATTATGCAAATTGCAAATAATgtgacaatgcaaaaaaaaaaataaaaattttaaagtcTTATTGTTCGATATTATTTGTTCTTTATCTTAAATTTGGGTGTAAAGAATACCCCGCACATTTATTCATGTGTTTTGCCCTATAACACACAgtcacagtctctgtctgtctgcagtttcTCTATACCTCAGTTTGAGTCTCTCCTCATAGTCGGCACAAACAGCATTTCTGAACACAGTCTTGCTGAACTCAACAAAAAAGTAAGTAAACAAAtgaaaggaatacttcacccaaaaagtgaaaattctggcACCtgttcctcaccctcatgttgttccaaacacatacgACGACTTCTGgaagtgaaacacaaaatgaaagtTTGCATAAACTTACCTGATCTTTGTCTCTGTCAGGATAATGAGATTGATGTTGTCGGGGTGGGCACTCATCTCGTCACGTGCACACGTCAGCCCTCTCTGGGGTGTGTATATAAGGTAACACAGACTTGACGCACATTACTGGTCTTATAttgcatgattcatcagtgcaagTTATTCTAAAGATGAAAAATGttcttcataatctttcatcaacaTTCTCCTCCACGTAAGTTGGTAGAGGTCAGAGGTCAGCCCAGAATGAAGATGAGTGAAGATCCAGAGAAGAGCACACTGCCAGGAAGGAAGTCCGTCTATAGACTTCTGGACACAGACGGTCAGTATTTACCTCATTAACCTTCAGCAgccatctttttattttatttacagatacAACCAGATCTGTGTCATGTAACGGCGCATTAGAGGTCAACTACATCACACAGCCTCTTGTTTACATTCTCATGTCGATTTGACCTTCTGTGTTTCGCAGGTCATCCACAAATGGATCTGATCTGTTTATCAGAAGAACCTGCCCCGAAAGTGGGCGTCTCACTGACCTGCTATCCTCTAGAACTGCACAAGACGGTGCAATCGGTCACACCTGTTCAAGTGACCAGCCTACGCTTGAATGTCTTTTCCTGTGGTCAGGTAAACAAAACCTCATTAATATGCGCTCATCCAAAACACTTCATTGAGATGCTGGCTGAACgaactcttaaagagacagtaccgttgtaagggggttaaagggaaaggaggagtcgagaaccggcttaataatataaataatatttcattaaataaaaagacacacaaacacatacagggcagctgtctgtaattctctctctctcgaactgtcgtcaccggccgcctttatccctcgcgcaccccatcaggctgattggggccCGGGCGCGGTtcattccagcctggccccgccctcctccgctctacaaccGTTTTAGCACATGttttacatatcaatgtaaacacTTCTAAATAGTACAAATAAAGCACTTAAACAATTAACatgtaaccatatatatatatatactatagatgtatactgtatacttatatataaatatatatattatgtgtgtgtgtgtgtgtgtgtatgccacacacacacacacacgcatgaagcaaaaaattatgcaaaactaataataaaattaaattggtAAAATTGTCAATATATACCTAGTTAGAAGGcaccctgtataattaacagcaataTCATTTCTACCACAGGGATTCAAATTAGTGATgagaatgataataataaaatgaccCCTATAAAGTGAATTGACCTGCTTTGTGTGCACAGATCACATTCCCTCTAAACAGTGCATCAGAGAGTCGAGAACGAGCCCAGATTTCTCTACAAACACTTCATCCgcaccacaagagactacaggaACCGCACAATTACACTGTGAGTTTCTCTATATCAGTAACTGTAATAAACACACCTGAATACTGTCTCTGACTGAAACTGTGTTTCTATACTGTAGGTGGCTTTATCAGAGCGCCTGCACTCGCTGGTCTCTGACATCACCAGAGGAACCAGTAAAGGCAGCAACTTCCTGCTGTCCAACTGAAGCTGAGAACAGGCTTTCCTGTTAATCATATCACATCTAATTTTAAAGCCATGAAATCCAAAGGAAAAAGTGTCTTGAAGTCCCGGAGTGCCCTTAAAAAGAAATGATTTTATTAACAGAGATGCACCAGTACTGCTGGTTTGTCCCCATCAAACACCAGTTACAAGATACTCTACCAGTCTTGATTGTAGAATATGGTATTGGCGCACTTCTACTGATTTACTAATGAAtagaattaattaataaaactgtACTTATGTATGACGTTG
This window encodes:
- the naprt gene encoding nicotinate phosphoribosyltransferase isoform X2, translated to MATSEGNEACPALTRSVLKRVPPLLTDLYQFTMSYAYWRAGRHNEPAVFELFFRDNPFGGGFSLFAGLSDCLLFLQNFRFSDDDVEYLRSVLPVNTDPAFFTYLKELDCSTVSVSAVPEGSVVFARVPLLEVSGPLAVVQLLETSLLCLVNYASLVCSNAARFRLAAGSSRRLMEMGLRRAQGPDGGLTASRYTYIGGFDLSSNALAGRLYGIPVAGTMAHSYVTSFSSLEEVWPQTLVPAGGGGPPIDFISLVKGQLGHVCQLLGSKTDLIREGELAAFLSYAIAYPQNFLPVIDSYSVSCGLLCFCAVALALCELQYQPLGVRLDSGDLCMQSLEVRRVFKECSKHFSIPQFESLLIVGTNSISEHSLAELNKKDNEIDVVGVGTHLVTCTRQPSLGCVYKLVEVRGQPRMKMSEDPEKSTLPGRKSVYRLLDTDGHPQMDLICLSEEPAPKVGVSLTCYPLELHKTVQSVTPVQVTSLRLNVFSCGQITFPLNSASESRERAQISLQTLHPHHKRLQEPHNYTVALSERLHSLVSDITRGTSKGSNFLLSN
- the naprt gene encoding nicotinate phosphoribosyltransferase isoform X1 — protein: MATSEGNEACPALTRSVLKRVPPLLTDLYQFTMSYAYWRAGRHNEPAVFELFFRDNPFGGGFSLFAGLSDCLLFLQNFRFSDDDVEYLRSVLPVNTDPAFFTYLKELDCSTVSVSAVPEGSVVFARVPLLEVSGPLAVVQLLETSLLCLVNYASLVCSNAARFRLAAGSSRRLMEMGLRRAQGPDGGLTASRYTYIGGFDLSSNALAGRLYGIPVAGTMAHSYVTSFSSLEEVWPQTLVPAGGGGPPIDFISLVKGQLGHVCQLLGSKTDLIREGELAAFLSYAIAYPQNFLPVIDSYSVSCSGLLCFCAVALALCELQYQPLGVRLDSGDLCMQSLEVRRVFKECSKHFSIPQFESLLIVGTNSISEHSLAELNKKDNEIDVVGVGTHLVTCTRQPSLGCVYKLVEVRGQPRMKMSEDPEKSTLPGRKSVYRLLDTDGHPQMDLICLSEEPAPKVGVSLTCYPLELHKTVQSVTPVQVTSLRLNVFSCGQITFPLNSASESRERAQISLQTLHPHHKRLQEPHNYTVALSERLHSLVSDITRGTSKGSNFLLSN